The proteins below come from a single Corynebacterium glyciniphilum AJ 3170 genomic window:
- the def gene encoding peptide deformylase: protein MTVLDIRLFGDPVLRTVADPVADPTGDDALPTLIDDMLETMDSAGGVGLAANQVGVTRRIFVYDCDGDRGHIINPVWEALGEEVQTGREGCLSVPETGGQVTRYNHVRVTGVTVDGEPVDREVSDLMARCVQHETDHLDGVMFFQRMEPADRRAVMGDIRGSEWFNR, encoded by the coding sequence ATGACAGTTCTCGATATCCGTCTCTTCGGCGACCCTGTGCTGCGCACGGTCGCCGACCCGGTGGCAGACCCCACCGGCGACGACGCCCTGCCCACCCTCATCGACGACATGTTGGAGACCATGGATTCCGCCGGGGGTGTCGGCCTGGCCGCCAACCAGGTCGGTGTGACCCGCCGGATCTTCGTCTACGACTGCGACGGCGACCGCGGCCACATCATCAACCCGGTGTGGGAGGCGCTCGGTGAGGAGGTCCAGACCGGCAGGGAGGGCTGCCTGTCGGTCCCGGAGACCGGCGGGCAGGTGACCAGGTACAACCACGTGCGGGTCACCGGGGTGACCGTGGACGGCGAGCCGGTGGACCGTGAGGTCAGTGACCTGATGGCCCGGTGCGTGCAGCATGAGACCGACCACCTGGACGGGGTGATGTTCTTCCAGCGCATGGAGCCGGCCGACCGGCGTGCCGTGATGGGGGATATCCGGGGAAGCGAGTGGTTCAACCGATGA
- a CDS encoding endonuclease domain-containing protein produces MGKKFWRTRELVALGKTTDEIAGALRRGEIHKMAYGLYGTEEPTDMVRLAALAWARPGLVYTGSTAGFLHGLSPMTWPAEASVPRGTSSKGGRYLRLSTARRQHSILVDGLPTLTPLATAVACDEVAVRERRTFLQRSYSGVKGNERLAADLAALAPSRRARAADLTGGLITGTASNLELRAVRAIVAALDGLDVSVEVNMSIRGYYFDVVIPEARVCIEIDSWLYHSADTARHEDFVKDRWKGNAAVRWGWTLLHYPDASIHHALDEVAAEVRDTVEHNLAHPRGRTLRTRELPTDRQVWLWHRGVQAWCG; encoded by the coding sequence ATGGGGAAGAAGTTCTGGCGTACCCGCGAGCTGGTAGCGCTCGGCAAGACCACGGACGAGATCGCCGGGGCGCTCCGACGTGGAGAGATCCACAAGATGGCCTACGGTCTCTACGGAACCGAGGAACCCACGGACATGGTCCGGCTCGCCGCGCTGGCATGGGCCCGTCCGGGACTGGTGTACACGGGGAGCACGGCGGGGTTCCTCCACGGGCTGTCGCCGATGACATGGCCGGCGGAGGCGTCGGTGCCACGGGGCACCAGCAGTAAGGGAGGCAGGTACCTCCGGCTGTCCACCGCCAGAAGGCAGCACAGCATCCTGGTCGACGGACTGCCGACGCTGACACCGTTGGCCACCGCCGTCGCCTGTGACGAGGTCGCGGTGCGCGAGCGTCGCACTTTCCTGCAGCGCAGTTACAGCGGGGTGAAGGGCAATGAGAGGCTGGCTGCGGATCTCGCTGCCCTGGCACCGTCCCGCCGAGCCCGTGCCGCCGACCTCACCGGAGGTCTGATCACCGGGACGGCCAGCAACCTGGAGTTGCGGGCGGTGCGGGCCATCGTCGCCGCCCTCGACGGATTGGATGTCAGTGTCGAGGTCAACATGTCCATCCGCGGTTACTACTTCGACGTCGTCATTCCCGAGGCCCGGGTGTGCATCGAGATCGACAGCTGGCTCTACCACTCGGCGGACACCGCGCGTCACGAGGACTTCGTCAAGGACCGGTGGAAGGGAAATGCGGCGGTGCGATGGGGGTGGACTCTGCTGCACTACCCGGACGCCAGTATCCACCACGCACTCGACGAGGTCGCCGCCGAGGTACGGGACACCGTGGAGCATAATCTGGCCCACCCGCGGGGAAGGACGTTGCGCACCCGTGAACTGCCGACGGACCGTCAGGTGTGGCTGTGGCACCGAGGCGTGCAGGCCTGGTGTGGGTGA
- the fmt gene encoding methionyl-tRNA formyltransferase — translation MKILFAGTPEPAAVTLEYLLSGSEHEVVAVLTQPDARRGRGRSLHPSKVAEVAEAHGVPVHKFASLKPGHEDADEVRSILHGYAADGVAAVAVVAYGQILPEDVLGIFTHGWINLHFSLLPRWRGAAPVQAAIAAGDETTGATTFRIVPALDAGPVTGEVTETIGVENTADDLLTRLTYSGRVLLADTLSGLESGAVVPEPQSEEESTYAAKISSADARVDWREPAVVVQRTARAHTPAPGPWTQLDGERYKLGLMLPVGDGDTAGPDGGLRPGQLHAAKDALLVGTGEGILEITRIQPPGKKMMAAADWARGRADLFGDDRTVVFDSTAEGES, via the coding sequence ATGAAGATTCTGTTTGCCGGCACCCCGGAACCTGCGGCGGTGACCCTGGAGTACCTGCTCTCCGGGTCAGAGCACGAGGTTGTCGCGGTGCTGACCCAGCCGGACGCCCGTCGTGGCCGTGGCCGGAGCCTGCACCCGTCGAAGGTCGCCGAGGTCGCCGAGGCCCACGGGGTGCCGGTGCACAAGTTCGCCTCGCTCAAGCCCGGCCATGAGGACGCCGACGAGGTCCGCAGCATCCTGCACGGCTATGCCGCCGACGGTGTCGCGGCGGTGGCTGTGGTGGCCTACGGGCAGATCCTGCCGGAGGATGTGCTGGGGATCTTCACCCACGGCTGGATCAACCTGCACTTCTCCCTGTTGCCGCGGTGGCGGGGTGCGGCTCCGGTGCAGGCGGCGATTGCCGCGGGAGACGAGACGACCGGGGCGACGACGTTCCGCATTGTCCCGGCGTTGGACGCCGGCCCGGTCACCGGCGAGGTCACGGAGACCATCGGAGTCGAGAACACCGCGGACGATCTGCTGACCCGACTGACGTATTCCGGCCGGGTGCTACTGGCCGACACCCTGTCCGGGCTGGAGTCCGGTGCGGTGGTGCCGGAGCCGCAGTCGGAGGAGGAGTCGACCTATGCGGCGAAGATCAGCAGCGCCGATGCCCGGGTCGACTGGCGCGAGCCTGCGGTGGTGGTCCAGCGCACCGCGCGTGCCCACACCCCGGCTCCGGGGCCGTGGACGCAGCTGGACGGGGAACGCTACAAGCTGGGGCTCATGCTACCGGTCGGTGACGGTGACACGGCGGGTCCGGACGGCGGTCTCCGGCCCGGCCAGCTTCACGCCGCGAAGGACGCCCTGCTTGTCGGTACCGGCGAGGGGATCCTGGAGATCACCCGGATCCAGCCGCCGGGCAAGAAGATGATGGCCGCCGCCGACTGGGCGCGTGGGCGGGCCGACCTGTTCGGCGACGATCGTACGGTGGTATTCGACAGCACAGCAGAGGGAGAGTCCTGA